A region of Moorena sp. SIOASIH DNA encodes the following proteins:
- the sir gene encoding sulfite reductase, ferredoxin dependent, with protein MVVSQTPKARKPSKIEGIKERSNFLREPVATELLQDTTHFTEDAIQVLKFHGSYQQDNRDNRVKGQEKDYQFMLRTRNPGGFIPPELYLTLEQLSEEYGNHTLRVTTRQGFQIHGILKKNLKATIAAIVRNMGSTLGACGDLNRNVMAAPAPYKNRPEYQYAWEYADRIADLLTPQTGAYYEIWLDGEKVISAEEAPEVKAARQRNGNGTIFQDKEEPIYGEHYMPRKFKCCVTVPGDNSIDIYTQDVGLVVITNDQGELEGFNVLAGGGMGRTHNKEETFARLADHICYVEKDDIYDLVKAIVATQRDYGDRVNRRHARMKYLINDWGVDKFREKVESYFGKTLAPFKPLPPFKYEDYLGWNEQGDGKLFLGISIENGRVKDEGNFRLKTALREITKEFALPMRLTANHNIILYEIDPTHQQALNQILEQHGIQVTPEGIEPLVRYSMACPALPTCGLAVTESERALPGMVERIRLLLDKLGLDKEYFVIRMTGCPNGCARPYMAELGFVGSAPKAYQVWLGASPDQTRLSRAYVQKMPESELESFFEPIFVQFREERKPQESFGDFCDRIGFDALREFSANYELGSGVVNPDAKLASKKSSAKKSSTAKNRRRISIPEEVHARLKEAAANQGKSMTELAAEALEAYLS; from the coding sequence TTTACAGAAGACGCTATTCAAGTTCTTAAGTTTCACGGGTCTTACCAGCAAGACAACCGAGATAACCGGGTCAAGGGTCAGGAAAAAGACTATCAGTTCATGCTGCGCACTCGAAATCCTGGAGGATTTATTCCACCAGAGCTTTATCTGACTCTAGAGCAGTTGTCAGAAGAGTATGGTAACCATACCCTACGAGTAACTACCCGTCAGGGTTTTCAGATTCATGGCATTCTCAAGAAGAATTTGAAAGCGACAATTGCTGCAATTGTCCGCAATATGGGGTCAACCTTGGGTGCTTGTGGAGACCTCAACCGCAATGTTATGGCTGCACCAGCACCATATAAAAATCGACCAGAGTATCAGTATGCTTGGGAGTATGCTGATCGGATTGCTGACTTACTTACACCTCAAACCGGTGCCTATTACGAGATTTGGCTGGATGGGGAAAAGGTAATTAGTGCTGAGGAAGCTCCGGAGGTGAAAGCAGCACGGCAGCGCAATGGTAATGGTACTATTTTCCAGGACAAAGAGGAACCAATCTACGGGGAACACTATATGCCCCGGAAGTTTAAGTGTTGCGTAACGGTTCCCGGGGATAACTCGATTGATATCTATACCCAAGATGTGGGGTTGGTGGTAATTACCAACGACCAGGGAGAACTGGAGGGATTTAATGTTCTGGCTGGTGGGGGTATGGGTCGCACCCACAATAAAGAAGAAACCTTTGCTCGTCTAGCTGACCACATCTGCTATGTTGAAAAAGATGATATCTATGACTTGGTTAAGGCAATTGTGGCAACCCAGCGGGATTATGGCGATCGCGTAAACCGCCGTCATGCCAGAATGAAGTACCTAATCAATGATTGGGGTGTCGATAAGTTCCGGGAAAAAGTAGAAAGCTACTTCGGTAAAACCCTGGCACCGTTTAAGCCCTTACCCCCATTTAAGTACGAAGATTATTTGGGTTGGAACGAACAAGGAGACGGAAAGCTATTCCTGGGGATATCGATTGAGAATGGTCGGGTCAAAGATGAAGGGAATTTCCGACTCAAAACAGCTCTGCGGGAAATTACTAAGGAATTTGCCCTACCGATGCGGCTTACTGCTAACCACAATATTATTCTCTATGAGATTGACCCGACCCACCAGCAAGCCCTGAATCAGATTCTAGAACAGCACGGTATTCAAGTCACTCCAGAAGGGATTGAACCGTTAGTGCGCTATTCGATGGCTTGTCCAGCTTTACCTACCTGTGGTTTAGCGGTTACGGAATCAGAACGGGCGCTCCCTGGCATGGTTGAGCGGATTCGGTTACTGCTAGACAAATTGGGGTTAGACAAGGAATATTTTGTGATCCGAATGACCGGTTGTCCTAATGGCTGTGCTAGACCTTATATGGCAGAGTTGGGATTTGTCGGTAGCGCACCAAAAGCTTATCAAGTTTGGCTGGGAGCTTCACCAGATCAAACTCGGTTATCACGAGCCTATGTGCAGAAAATGCCAGAAAGTGAGCTGGAATCTTTCTTTGAACCAATTTTTGTGCAGTTTCGGGAAGAGCGCAAACCTCAGGAGAGTTTTGGGGATTTTTGCGATCGCATTGGCTTTGATGCCCTTCGGGAATTTTCCGCTAACTATGAGCTAGGTAGTGGTGTGGTTAATCCAGATGCCAAGCTAGCAAGTAAGAAATCCTCAGCTAAGAAATCTTCTACTGCTAAAAATCGCCGTCGAATTAGCATTCCCGAAGAAGTCCATGCTCGTCTTAAGGAAGCTGCTGCTAACCAAGGGAAAAGTATGACGGAGTTGGCAGCAGAAGCTCTGGAAGCTTATTTGTCATAA
- the coaE gene encoding dephospho-CoA kinase (Dephospho-CoA kinase (CoaE) performs the final step in coenzyme A biosynthesis.): MNQKRIIGLTGGIATGKTTVSNYLADTYRLPILDADIYAREAVQPDSPILKQIYQRYGLQVQHSDSTLNRKRLGEIIFSNPAERQWLEQQIHPYVRDRFQSELDTIVAPTVILVIPLLFEAKMTDLVTEIWVVSCSAEQQLRRIQKRDRISKEQAQARINSQLPLQQKIALADLVLDNSSTQEALIQQVSTALASNPYHP, translated from the coding sequence ATGAATCAAAAACGCATCATTGGTCTAACCGGTGGTATCGCCACGGGAAAAACCACTGTATCGAATTACCTAGCTGATACCTATAGGCTACCGATTTTAGATGCGGATATCTATGCCAGAGAAGCAGTACAACCAGATTCACCAATCCTGAAACAGATTTATCAGCGCTACGGTTTACAAGTGCAGCACAGTGACAGTACCCTGAACCGCAAACGCTTGGGAGAGATAATTTTTAGTAACCCAGCTGAGCGACAGTGGTTAGAGCAACAAATCCATCCTTATGTACGCGATCGCTTTCAATCTGAACTCGATACCATAGTTGCTCCTACAGTCATCTTAGTCATCCCTTTACTATTTGAAGCTAAGATGACAGACTTAGTGACAGAAATCTGGGTAGTCAGCTGCTCAGCAGAACAACAGCTCAGACGGATCCAGAAACGCGATCGCATCTCTAAAGAACAAGCTCAAGCCCGGATCAACAGCCAACTCCCCCTCCAGCAAAAAATAGCACTTGCTGATCTAGTTTTAGATAACTCCTCTACCCAAGAAGCTCTAATCCAACAAGTATCTACTGCTCTTGCTAGCAATCCATATCATCCATAA
- a CDS encoding DM13 domain-containing protein, with protein sequence MKRLIVGGLSVLLMAAATPAVQAETTVVKQKSLNNALVSQRIASTIATGSFITVDRGHRTQGNVKIVNENGKRYLEFDQSFKTGSGPDVNVLLYRNSSVPRKIRPQDYVTLARIKQFSGAQRYAIPDDWNLDEFGSVAVWCRRFNITFGYAAL encoded by the coding sequence ATGAAACGTCTGATTGTTGGTGGTTTATCCGTATTGTTAATGGCAGCAGCAACTCCGGCTGTGCAAGCAGAAACAACTGTTGTTAAACAAAAGTCTTTAAACAATGCTCTGGTCAGTCAACGAATAGCCTCTACTATCGCCACAGGAAGCTTTATCACCGTTGATAGAGGGCATCGCACTCAAGGAAATGTAAAGATTGTCAATGAAAATGGTAAACGCTATCTAGAATTCGATCAATCCTTTAAAACTGGTAGTGGCCCCGATGTGAATGTACTCCTGTATCGGAACAGCAGTGTACCTCGTAAAATTCGGCCACAAGACTATGTAACCCTCGCCCGAATCAAGCAATTCAGTGGTGCTCAACGGTATGCTATTCCTGACGACTGGAATCTTGACGAATTTGGCTCTGTAGCAGTTTGGTGTCGTCGCTTTAACATCACCTTTGGTTACGCTGCCCTATAA
- a CDS encoding M48 family metallopeptidase — translation MTNEEFDTLVKKLEDYAQQYPDNYKLRVGLLAALGYAYIFLVLAGLLGVLGLVVLLIYYSGRINRGMVQLIMILLVPAWMIMRSLWVSFPPPQGLKLQRQQVPNLFALIDELTQALKAPSFHHVLLTSEFNAAVVQIPRLGLLGWQQNYLILGLPLLQALSPRQFRAVLAHELGHLSGKHSSFAGWIYRLRQTWEQIWQQLEKSQHAGATVLFHGFFNWYSPFFNAYSFVLARANEYEADRCAAELAGSQHVAEALLSVQVKAQYLEQSFWNDIYQQAYHQPNPPQTPLQDLAKAFSSPIEPNQQQQWIRSALMSQTHYADTHPCLLERLKALKYPFKPTPSLPILVKVTAAEQFLGKALLPLTQELERQWHTTINYQWRQNYTQAQAIRQSLEALEAKAAHSPLSVEEAWNRARWTLDLVGTQEAIPLLKSVLTRQADHVSANYLLGQILIAQDNEAGIDYLEQAMARDPDSVLSGTQSIYGFLRRQGRDAEADQYRQRAAKHHELLTLAQEERSGFSQGDRFQPHGLSAEVEAALQQQLAGYPEIKEAYLVRKVVLFFPDNPYYILGVSRERHFLESNSSTKDQQLIDRLADELECPGQTWITILNSTNKSLKKALRKTAISPIYKNVVNQSLIAN, via the coding sequence ATGACAAACGAAGAATTTGATACCTTAGTCAAGAAACTCGAAGATTATGCCCAACAATATCCCGATAATTATAAGCTGCGTGTAGGACTTCTAGCTGCACTGGGTTATGCCTACATTTTTCTGGTCTTGGCAGGATTGTTAGGAGTCCTCGGACTAGTAGTACTGTTGATTTACTACAGTGGTCGGATCAATCGTGGCATGGTTCAACTGATCATGATTTTGCTGGTGCCAGCCTGGATGATTATGCGATCGCTATGGGTGAGTTTTCCACCACCCCAGGGATTAAAACTACAGCGCCAGCAAGTCCCAAACCTGTTTGCCTTGATTGATGAGTTGACCCAAGCTCTAAAAGCTCCTTCCTTTCACCATGTTCTCCTGACCAGCGAATTTAATGCAGCAGTAGTCCAGATTCCTCGTCTGGGCTTACTGGGATGGCAACAAAACTACTTAATCTTAGGACTGCCTTTACTCCAAGCCCTTTCTCCTAGACAATTTCGAGCCGTCCTTGCCCATGAATTGGGACATCTATCTGGCAAGCACAGTTCCTTTGCAGGCTGGATTTATCGACTGCGTCAAACTTGGGAGCAGATTTGGCAACAATTGGAAAAAAGTCAACATGCCGGAGCAACAGTGCTGTTTCATGGCTTTTTTAATTGGTATTCCCCCTTTTTCAATGCCTATTCTTTCGTACTTGCCCGTGCTAATGAATACGAAGCTGACCGCTGTGCTGCCGAGTTAGCAGGTAGTCAGCACGTTGCCGAAGCGCTGCTGAGTGTTCAGGTCAAAGCTCAGTACTTAGAACAATCTTTCTGGAATGACATTTATCAGCAAGCCTACCATCAACCCAATCCTCCACAAACCCCTTTGCAAGATTTAGCTAAGGCATTTTCTAGTCCCATTGAACCCAATCAGCAACAACAGTGGATTAGGTCAGCGTTGATGTCTCAAACCCATTATGCCGATACCCATCCTTGTCTGTTGGAACGGCTAAAAGCCTTGAAATATCCCTTCAAGCCAACGCCTAGCTTACCCATACTCGTCAAAGTAACAGCAGCTGAGCAGTTTTTGGGTAAAGCTTTACTACCCCTGACTCAAGAGTTGGAGCGTCAATGGCACACTACTATCAATTACCAATGGCGACAAAACTATACCCAGGCTCAGGCGATACGCCAATCCTTAGAAGCTTTAGAGGCAAAAGCTGCCCACTCTCCCCTTAGTGTTGAGGAAGCCTGGAATCGTGCTCGTTGGACATTAGATTTAGTCGGCACCCAAGAAGCAATCCCGTTATTAAAGTCAGTACTGACCAGGCAAGCTGACCATGTATCCGCCAATTATTTACTAGGGCAAATCTTAATCGCGCAAGATAATGAAGCTGGTATTGATTACCTGGAGCAGGCGATGGCACGAGACCCAGATAGTGTCTTGAGTGGCACTCAATCAATTTATGGGTTTCTAAGACGCCAAGGACGTGACGCAGAAGCAGACCAATATCGTCAAAGAGCTGCCAAACATCATGAATTACTGACCCTGGCACAGGAAGAGCGCTCTGGTTTCAGTCAGGGCGATCGCTTTCAACCCCACGGACTATCGGCTGAGGTAGAAGCGGCCTTACAACAACAACTTGCTGGTTACCCTGAGATTAAAGAAGCTTATTTAGTGCGCAAAGTGGTGCTATTTTTTCCAGACAATCCCTATTACATCCTCGGTGTCAGCCGTGAGCGTCATTTTTTGGAGTCGAATAGCTCTACTAAAGACCAACAACTGATTGACCGTCTAGCCGATGAATTAGAATGTCCTGGTCAGACCTGGATCACTATTTTAAATAGTACGAATAAATCCTTGAAAAAAGCACTGCGAAAAACAGCAATTTCGCCAATTTATAAGAATGTTGTTAATCAATCCTTAATTGCTAATTAA